A stretch of the Thiohalospira halophila DSM 15071 genome encodes the following:
- a CDS encoding YceD family protein — MSAQLPGPTDPAHLARSGQTLSGTLKVSELARLAESVREPGGEVSYELRFGEEEGVPTLRGHVAADVTLTCQRCLGPLAVHVEAEPQLGFVDSEAEEANLPEGLEGVVLEGGENLRPGDLIEDEVLLGLPLFPTHDTGTCPPWEDSVELSPAEEKDNPFAVLASLRGGSGDED, encoded by the coding sequence ATGTCGGCGCAGCTTCCGGGGCCCACGGACCCCGCCCATCTGGCCCGGAGTGGCCAGACCCTCTCCGGCACCCTGAAGGTGTCGGAGCTGGCCCGGCTCGCGGAATCGGTCCGCGAGCCGGGCGGGGAGGTGAGCTACGAGCTGCGCTTCGGGGAGGAAGAGGGCGTGCCGACCCTGCGGGGTCATGTCGCCGCGGACGTCACCCTGACCTGCCAGCGTTGCCTCGGGCCGCTGGCCGTCCATGTGGAGGCCGAGCCGCAGCTGGGTTTTGTCGACTCCGAGGCGGAGGAGGCGAACCTGCCGGAGGGCCTCGAGGGCGTGGTCCTGGAGGGTGGTGAAAACCTTCGGCCCGGCGACCTCATCGAGGATGAGGTCCTGCTGGGCCTGCCGCTCTTCCCCACCCACGACACAGGGACCTGTCCGCCGTGGGAGGATTCGGTGGAGCTCTCCCCGGCGGAAGAGAAGGACAATCCCTTCGCCGTCCTGGCCAGCCTGCGCGGCGGCAGCGGCGACGAAGACTAG
- the rpmF gene encoding 50S ribosomal protein L32: MAVQQNKKSPAKRGTRRSHDGLRKEALSVDSTTGETHRRHHVSPQGFYRGRKVVETDDE; this comes from the coding sequence ATGGCCGTTCAGCAGAACAAGAAGAGCCCCGCCAAGCGCGGAACCCGCCGTTCCCACGACGGTCTGCGCAAGGAGGCGCTCAGCGTCGACAGCACCACCGGCGAGACCCATCGCCGCCATCACGTCTCCCCGCAGGGTTTCTACCGCGGCCGCAAGGTCGTGGAGACCGACGACGAATAA
- the plsX gene encoding phosphate acyltransferase PlsX, translating to MADNCTIAVDAMGGDEGPDVTVPASLGLLDAHPRAELILVGDEDRLRAAVESRGGDRGGRLTYRHASQVVEMDESASLAMRNKKDSSMRVAINLVKEGQAQACVSAGNTGALMATARFVLKTLPGVDRPAICTTLPTAEGHVHVLDLGANVDSRSTNLFEFAVMGSVLAGAVDRQERPSVGLLNVGEEDVKGNEVVKEAARLLGDSDLAYHGFVEGNDVFQGTTDVVVCDGFVGNVMLKSTEGVARLIAGNLRAEFRRNPLTKLVGLMARPVLNRFRSRIDPRRFNGASLVGLQGIVIKSHGNADTYAFGQALHEAILEVDKAVPDRIGQELERVLVEGRTV from the coding sequence ATGGCGGATAACTGCACCATCGCCGTCGACGCCATGGGCGGCGACGAGGGGCCGGACGTAACCGTTCCCGCCTCGCTGGGACTGCTCGACGCCCACCCCCGGGCCGAACTCATCCTGGTGGGCGACGAGGATCGCCTTCGCGCCGCTGTGGAGAGCCGCGGCGGCGACCGCGGCGGCCGCCTCACCTATCGCCACGCCTCCCAGGTGGTGGAGATGGACGAGAGCGCCTCGCTGGCCATGCGCAACAAGAAGGATTCGTCCATGCGCGTGGCCATCAACCTGGTCAAGGAGGGGCAGGCCCAGGCCTGCGTCAGTGCCGGGAACACCGGCGCCCTCATGGCCACGGCGCGCTTCGTCCTCAAGACCCTGCCCGGCGTGGATCGCCCCGCCATCTGCACCACGCTCCCCACGGCGGAAGGCCATGTCCACGTCCTCGACCTGGGGGCCAACGTCGACAGCCGCAGCACCAATCTCTTCGAATTCGCCGTCATGGGTTCGGTACTGGCCGGCGCCGTGGACAGGCAGGAGCGGCCCAGCGTCGGCCTGCTCAACGTCGGTGAAGAGGACGTGAAGGGCAACGAGGTGGTCAAGGAGGCGGCGCGACTGCTGGGCGACAGCGATCTCGCCTATCACGGCTTCGTCGAGGGCAATGATGTCTTTCAGGGCACCACGGACGTGGTGGTCTGTGACGGCTTCGTCGGCAACGTCATGCTCAAGTCCACCGAGGGCGTAGCGCGACTCATCGCCGGGAATCTGCGGGCGGAATTCCGCCGCAATCCGCTGACCAAGCTGGTCGGGCTGATGGCCAGGCCCGTGCTCAACCGCTTCCGTTCCCGGATCGATCCGCGTCGCTTCAACGGTGCCAGCCTCGTGGGGCTGCAGGGTATCGTCATCAAGAGCCATGGCAACGCCGATACCTACGCCTTCGGGCAGGCCCTCCACGAGGCGATCCTGGAGGTGGACAAGGCGGTGCCGGACCGCATCGGGCAGGAGCTCGAGCGGGTACTTGTCGAGGGACGCACGGTTTGA